In Chryseobacterium shigense, the following proteins share a genomic window:
- a CDS encoding type VI secretion system Vgr family protein has product MFQDGKPSKNQIPRSKKDPGSIEPTDLGAGKEIQKKADKIKKSVQTAGQALSYTDNFMNKLAQPNTALVSENKIWSEQPTSKIYNAGSIPKSELLGINRVIKLEIIIEGKIIKHFKHFKLTQSAIKHHEFDLTLAHDTLGGPENHNLEQAQNFLGKRITVVFKYKDVEESPERNFVGVITEVGFSQDKGSLGNIVLTGNSPTVLLDAAPHVQSFGGAQEISLNSIADWVIKEGLGSNKFDFRVDSQHGNVSYSSQYEETHYNYLARIAEAYGEQFYYDGEVLHFGKLPPQEKPVQLIYGSSVHDIKIKMKAQHVNPTFYGYNSSKNEKLTTGDSKINHQSDIAKRAYDISKITFTTPSLRVAPIKASTFMDIDASQKGTAGSKAVNVFITSGSTSVPFLYPGCVADVEMRKSETNQTAYFTKLMITEISHEVDARGYYTGNFEAIAADTGFIPRPEFAVPKADPQFAKVISNTDPLNQGRVQVQFDWQNGQDTTEFIRVMTPDAGNSDKVSKNRGFMAIPEVGDQVIVNFVHQHPDRPFVMGGMFHGGTGGGGGTANNIKSLSSRSGNKLELNDGEGSVFLTDKGGANMKFDGGGNATTNANANHTTNAGSSNVINVGGKKDAPPQSLLKMDAGGNITLDGKTSITLKVGENSITISGEGITASAGKGMIDITALAGTLGLSSMGGAMDITTDSALTITGGPTAVMSSGDTNIM; this is encoded by the coding sequence ATGTTCCAGGACGGCAAACCATCAAAGAACCAGATTCCAAGATCTAAAAAAGATCCGGGCAGTATAGAACCTACAGATCTAGGCGCAGGTAAGGAAATCCAGAAAAAAGCTGATAAAATAAAAAAATCAGTACAGACAGCCGGCCAGGCACTCTCCTATACTGATAATTTCATGAATAAGCTTGCACAGCCTAACACAGCTTTAGTCTCTGAAAATAAAATCTGGAGCGAGCAGCCTACTTCTAAGATATACAATGCCGGCTCAATTCCGAAAAGTGAGCTTTTGGGAATCAACCGTGTGATTAAATTGGAAATCATTATTGAAGGAAAAATAATCAAACACTTTAAACACTTTAAGCTTACTCAAAGTGCCATTAAGCATCATGAATTTGACCTTACACTCGCTCATGATACCCTGGGAGGTCCTGAAAACCATAATCTGGAGCAGGCTCAGAATTTTCTGGGAAAGAGAATTACAGTAGTATTCAAATATAAAGATGTTGAAGAAAGCCCGGAAAGAAACTTCGTGGGGGTAATTACAGAAGTTGGGTTCAGTCAGGATAAAGGCAGCCTGGGAAATATTGTTCTTACGGGGAACAGCCCGACCGTACTTCTTGATGCGGCTCCCCATGTTCAGAGCTTTGGAGGAGCACAGGAAATCAGCCTTAACAGTATTGCAGATTGGGTCATTAAAGAAGGACTTGGCTCCAATAAATTTGATTTCAGGGTTGATTCCCAGCATGGAAATGTCTCTTACAGTTCGCAATATGAAGAAACCCATTACAACTATCTTGCAAGAATAGCGGAAGCCTACGGTGAGCAGTTTTACTATGACGGAGAAGTTCTTCACTTCGGAAAACTGCCTCCACAGGAGAAACCCGTTCAACTGATTTACGGAAGCAGTGTTCATGACATTAAGATCAAAATGAAAGCCCAGCACGTGAATCCTACATTTTATGGCTACAACAGCAGCAAAAATGAAAAGCTCACAACAGGAGATTCGAAAATAAATCATCAGTCAGACATCGCAAAGCGTGCCTACGACATATCCAAAATAACCTTTACAACCCCTTCATTAAGAGTAGCTCCTATCAAAGCATCCACCTTCATGGATATTGATGCTTCACAAAAAGGTACGGCAGGAAGTAAAGCTGTTAATGTGTTTATCACTTCCGGCAGCACATCCGTTCCGTTTTTATACCCCGGGTGCGTTGCAGATGTAGAAATGCGGAAATCTGAAACCAACCAGACTGCTTATTTTACTAAGCTTATGATCACCGAGATCAGTCATGAGGTAGATGCAAGAGGCTATTATACTGGAAATTTTGAGGCAATAGCAGCAGATACCGGATTCATTCCCCGTCCTGAATTTGCAGTACCAAAAGCAGATCCCCAGTTCGCCAAAGTAATTTCCAATACAGACCCTTTAAACCAGGGAAGAGTGCAGGTACAGTTCGACTGGCAAAACGGGCAGGATACAACTGAATTCATCCGTGTTATGACCCCGGATGCAGGAAACAGTGATAAAGTAAGTAAAAACCGTGGATTTATGGCCATTCCGGAGGTTGGAGATCAGGTAATCGTTAATTTCGTTCACCAACATCCCGACCGCCCTTTCGTAATGGGAGGAATGTTCCATGGAGGAACCGGTGGCGGTGGCGGAACAGCAAATAATATTAAAAGCCTGAGCAGCAGAAGCGGTAATAAGCTTGAGCTTAACGACGGTGAAGGATCTGTGTTCTTAACTGATAAGGGAGGTGCCAATATGAAATTTGACGGTGGCGGAAATGCAACAACCAATGCTAATGCCAATCATACAACTAATGCCGGGAGCTCAAATGTGATTAATGTAGGGGGAAAAAAAGACGCTCCTCCTCAGTCATTATTGAAAATGGATGCAGGGGGAAATATTACCCTTGACGGAAAAACAAGCATTACCCTGAAAGTAGGAGAAAATTCCATTACCATATCCGGTGAAGGAATTACCGCATCAGCAGGAAAAGGAATGATAGATATAACCGCACTGGCGGGTACATTGGGACTTTCCAGTATGGGAGGCGCAATGGATATCACCACAGATTCAGCACTTACCATTACAGGTGGTCCTACAGCTGTAATGTCTTCAGGCGATACCAATATTATGTAA